The Nicotiana tomentosiformis chromosome 2, ASM39032v3, whole genome shotgun sequence genome includes the window AGTGCTGCCAGTTTCTCCCCTCCTTCCGCACCTGCTCATCGGAAGCCTACGGCAAAGAGCGTTGAGCAAGTGAATCAACCTCCTATAACAGCTACTGATGGCCCAGCTTTCAGCGTAGATTCTGTTAATGACGCGAATAACCAAGAGGGAGAAGGCATGCAACTATGCTATTGTGCTCCCATTTTCTACTCCCTtcatcccaatttatgtgacactctttcctttttagtcagTACTAAAAAGAATGTCAATTTTccttatttagaaataatttatctTTAGAATTCCTACTTTACCCTTAATGAATTAATTTACAACCACACAAATATCTATGGTCtgttttagaccacaagtttcagaagtcttcctttctttcttaaacttcatGTCGAGTCAAACACCGCCACATAAAATTAGGACGGAGTGTGCATCTCTTTTTAATTTTGTCTTGCTGCTAATATATTTGATATCTATTCATATGTTCGCTTTTAACTGCTTCCAGCAACTGAAGGCTACTCAATCTACATAAAAGGCTTGCCTATGAGTGCAACTGTGGCGTTACTTGCAGATGAGTTCAAGAAGTTTGGGCCTATCAAGACTGGAGGCATTCAAGTCAGAAACAGAGTATGTGGTTTGCCCTAACATTCTAACTAATTAAGGAAAAAGCAGAGTAAATTGTTGGTTAATGGATTTCTTTTTTTGGGCGCTCGCTGATTCTGTAAACAATCGTAATTGGCGGATGACAGCAGCAGGGATTTTCGTTCGGTTTTGTGGAATTTGAGGTGGCAAGTGCTGTGCAAAAAGCTATTGAGGTATCTTCAATTTCGTTCTCTATATATCATGTCTAGTTTATTAGTCTAACAATTTTATTGTTTTGAGAAtcattgataaaatttatttttaatgccGATTAAGATTATTGTGGCTTACCGTCTTAGCTAATTTATTCATAGCTATCTGAAATGCCAGGTCTAGGAAAATTGCGACTTGGCATACTTAATCTGCACTGTATTTCGATAAAACTTTATCAGATTTCCCTACAATTTCAATTGCTGTGATGAATCCTTGTAGAAGATGAAATGTTTGGGATTCTTCGGAGAGACCAAATTATCCCTTTTTAATTTTTTAGTGGTCCATCAAATAGAATGGCTAAATTTCATGTAGAATGTATTGGTTATGAGCCTTGTGAAAGTCTTTATGTGTTCAATTCTTCTTAGAAAAATAGTATCTCCGTCATGCATTAGAGTTAATACCGGAAACGCTTAAGATAACTTACATAGTCCTTATATTATGTACACTTTTATACGGTGTATTCCGACTCATGTATGTTTTTTATGTCTCATGAACTTCTATCTAGGTAGGTTTCATCATTAGTCTTACTTCACTATTTTGGGAATCTATTGTTTCTTCTTTGCAAGTTTTATATGATGCAATTACCCTTCTGATCTTCAAGTGTAGCAAAGTTTAACCGCTGGCCTTACATTGTCTCTTCAATGTAAGGCCCCAACTATAGAAGACCCCAACTATTTCCAGACCCGGTTTAGTTGATAAATCACTTTTTAAAGGTGTCTTataaaatgaagaaattgattTTACATAGTCAAGAGTATTAATATTTTAGTGATATCATAATAATTTGAGTATTTTTATGCTGGTATCAACCTACCATTTTTCTTGATAAGTTTTTTCCTCTATATTTCAGGCATCTCCAATTTCAATTGGTGGACGCCAAGCTGTTGTTGAGGAAAAAAAGTCTACAAATTCTCGAGGCAAGTTTAATATTATCCTTCTGAAGTAATTAGAGAATGACTGTATAGTTAATTgatagaaaattttgaaaaaattgcACAAATGACATGTGGTAGAGTTCCTGAGAACAAGAAATTGAACCAACTTTTAGCCCCAGGAGCTGTTCTTTGTATTTCAGTTTTCGGTTATCTTATCAGTTCTGTTCTCTATAGCACAGGGGCATTCTCTCTTACATTTatcgattttttttttgaattaattaTCTTCCTCCTTTCAGGTAACAACAGGGCTAGGTTTCAGTCCGGAAGGGGTTTTGGTTACAGGAATGATGGAGTAAGAGGTCGAGGAAACTATGGAGGTGGCAGGGGTTACGGTCGAGGTGATTTCGAAGGAAGAACTGAGTACAATAACAGGGGTGGCAACCGCGGCTGGTCATCAAACCGTGGTGGGGGCGATGGATACCAGCGAACTGATAACACAGGTGGCAATGCTGCGCGACCGAATCGTGGTGGAGGGATGCCTAATGGAACTGCCAAACACACAACAGCATGGGTTTCTGCTGCACCTGAAATATAGTAGCTTAAAAGCAAAATTTCAACTGATTTTAGTAGTTCTGAAATTGGCATTTTCTAACAGTTGACGTCCTGGGTAGGAGAAGTTTTGTCAGGAGCAACGATATTTTTGCAAGGGATCTTTTGCTAATTTTCAGTTCCCTAATTTCCCCTTTAATTGGTATAGGTGGGGTAGGAATTAAAGGTAGGAATTTAACTTTAAGTAGCTTTTGTTAAGTAGTATATAGAGTATCTAAGTCCCTAGGAAGAGATTATACAGTCATTTTTACAGACCTCTCTATATCAGTTGAATTATTTTTGTTTGGAGGCTATATTGTGGCAATTGTGGAAACGAGTTTATATTAACTGTAAATTTCTCATGGTTCTATTATCGGTTTGGCAATAGAGATTAAAATTTTTAGGTTGTCCATCTTTATATACGAGTATCATTCTGTCAATCCGACCATTGTAGTGGTGACTGTGGCTGGTCTCTTTTTCAAACAAAAACTTGAATTGTGATTGCTTATGTGAATATAAATATCAGTCCCTGTTTTCTGTTTGGGATAGTGTTTTTTTAAGGTTACGTAAATAAAAGTTGAAAAACGTTTGGCAGATGTTTTACTCTGTCTAAGTGAAAGCATAACTGGTTTGAAACCCGAATAAAGCAGGAGGGCTGCAGAAGATTTATAGCCGTTTTGGCCAAGcttatttttgggccaaaaaaaaagaaagtagtttcttttcaaaagcacttttctgagaagtacttttgagaaaaatacatttagaagcaattttcaaaagcttggccaaaaattaattactgctcaaaagtattttttaaattaattagctaaacacaaactgatttttaaaataagctgattttagaagcttggccaaacaggctattacaCGTGTAAAAGTAGTTTAAACGTGATGAATCCTCTGAATATTTACTCAATTTCCGTGGTCTTGTAACAAATTTTCCATGTACCAGCATTGCTTTATGTACTTAGTAGCAACTGTTATCTAAATCACGTTAGTCTTGAGAAGTATATTTAGACTTGGGCATAATACATAGTTTGCATATTTAATACTAGAAACCTGTTCTCCTTGCAACAACTCAATTCATAAACTCTGTCTGTTTGCTCACATTGTTGATCCCAAATCCAGATAAAGAAGGACGTTGCGGTAGACTGACTACAAACATAAAACtagttaatttataataaatCCACACAATACATAATTGTTGTTGTAGCTAATTTAATTCATAGAAAGCCAATTTCATTAGAAGCCATCTCCACAGTGCACCTTCTTGCTATTCTTGTTTACATGATGTAGCCATCCAAATCCTCTAAATGCCTTAGAAATCTTGACAAAATTAGGCTTTCCCATTCCCAAATTCATCTTTCCAGCTGAAAACTTTAATGCCTGTAAACAACAAAGCTGCTGCTCATCCATTTCTTCTTCAACCTCATCATATTCTTTTTTATATCCCTTCAATTCTCCTttctttttcatctttttcaaactATTTTCTCTTTTTGCCTTGCTCTTTTTGGTGTCCATTTCATGTGTTTCCCACAACAAATCCATTCCTTCACTATTGCTATAGCTAGAATTGTGTCTCTCCTCAAATAGTTTGCATGCTAATGTCCGTTTCCACTCTTTTTCTTTCCTCATTGATCCATAACTGATTCCCACATTATCAAGATTTTCACTAAGTCCCTTAGAATGGACATTTTTCACTAGTACCTCATCCTTTTGTTTTTCAATGTTTTTTTCAACTTTTTTCACTTCCACATTCTGACTCCAAGTTGTGTTTTCAAACTCATCTACTTCTTTGAAGAAGTTTTCCAATGTCTTCTCCTCTATGACATGCTTAGTACTCTCCATTTTAGCTGAAAATTCTTCTAAATTTTCTTCTAAAGACTCATCTTTGTCATGACATGAAGAATCAAGAATAGGGGTGGTATCACTTTCCTCAGCTGATGTATAGTCCAAGAATTCATCAGAGTTTTCTTGAACATCAACCGTCGACATGCCAAACACGATCTTGTAAGCTTCACATTCCTCCAACTTGTCAGTTTCATCAACCCTTTGTGATTTTAATCTTGATTCAAAGAATTTTGTGGAAGTAGAGTTGTTGTGGAGGATGAGAGTTGGAGAGATAGTAAGAAGGGCAAGGAGCAAAAGGGTAGTTGTAATGAAGAGAGGAGAGAGGAAAGAGAGGAGTTTAAGAAGGTAAGGAGAGAAGAAAATGAAGTAGGAGAAGTAAAGAGGGTGAGATAGAATGAAAGAAAAGAAGTGGAAAAAGTATGACATGAGAAGACTCAAAATTTGAGGCCTAGTTGAAGTAGTATAACTTCTTGGCAAGCACAATTCTGGCATTTTTCTTAATATCTAAATAGTTGTTCTTGTAACCAATGTGACTGTGTTTTGAGAATCTATAGAATTAGCTACTAGATTCTGTTGATTCACCGTCCATTTGTCCTTAAACTAGAAGGGGTTAAAAAAGGACTTGATTGCAGTCACACTTTTGTTTTAGAGAAGTGTAATGATCCAAAAAAACTCTTCTGGCTTAAGCACTGGTCAACTTATGACGTGTCACATACCCTGAAAACAACAACCGCAACAGTTAATAAGAATGTGAAAATTAGTGGAGGGAAGAAGAAGGGGTAATTGAAAATTGGAAGATGGAGTAGAAATGGgaaagaaggagaaggagaaggagaaggaggaggaggaatgTTGTGATTGTTATAGTAAATGTGGTGTGAATGAAATGAATAGAATGTGCTATGCCTCTCTATAAACCTCTGTTTGGCTCTGTGAGAATCTAAAACGAAAAGTAATAATAGAGGGAGAGAAACATCATTTCCTTTGGaaacttttcttcttctttaaccACTCAATAATTTGCCTTTTTCTCTTGAAATTTGCCTAAACTAACAATGGAAGGAGAAACATCATTTCCTTTGAAAAATTTTCTTCCTCTTTAACCAGTAACCACCAAATAATGAGCCTTTTTCCCTTGAAATTTACCTAAACATCCTGATGGGAATCTAACTAAAATTTCCATTTTTTAATTACTCCCATTGCCAAAAAGTAAGTGGATTAGATAATTTACTATGAGTTCAAGTTTTATTAGCTGATAGTATAAAAAGTATTAATACAATCAGATCATTTAAAATCAATTGCAGGTTTCTACACTAAGTTTAGATCTTATTCCGAAAGAATCTATGTTCAAGTTTTATTAGCTGATAGTATAAAAAGTATTAATACAATCAGATCATTTAAAATCAATCGCAGGTTTCTACACTAAGTTTAGGTCTTATTCCGAAAGaatctatctatatagaataggagaagTAAAAGCACTATATTAAGACAAGTGGTATaaccacaaaaagccaagtggcattgttaagacaaaataaactacctttctaactaatttttttttgaattttaaattttgaattaatacactacttgaattaataaatatagacatattataatttatctataaaaaacgaaaatataaaaaaataaactacTCATTCAaatctatctatatagaataggagaagcaaaagattataatttatctataaaaaataaaaatataaaaaaatactactcattcaaattggggagtagtttcaagttggggtttaaaaattattttacaataaaaaataaaaaaaacaaaaaataaaaaaatatcaattcAAATTGGAGAGTAATTTCTTCCTAAAGAGACTTATAGTTAGAACTATTATGAGAAAAGTGGTACATATACACATAACTAAAGTCATAATAAACAAATAGTAATAAAGGAAGAATACTAAAAACAAATCAAGTGATAgcctaaaaatatatatactaattaaatttctcatgtaggaagatttatttaataaataaaactcataatttcataatgcaaaatacaaaaatataaagaaactatTAGAATATTTTACATAagataatatattatatataaaacacaaattattagattaatttcttCCTAATATAGTAgtgtgtgtgtgtctatatataaagaaaattgaagaattttGAACAGTATAACATAAGTATAAAAAACATATTTCCATAATAAGAAAATTTCAGTAAAATATAAAATGGGAAAACTAACCAAATATTATATTAGAAAAGAATGTACGCAAAGAGATggataaagataattttataatatttatatttttaattaataaataaatatcactcaataaaattattgataaatttagaaaattgaagaattttgaacagtataacataattaaaaaatattttcaaaataagaaaatatatacTTATGTTCTATTAAAACAGAAGTGATTTAAAAATATTAAGCCAATTGACAAGTTAATAGAAAGTCACATTAGTAAATATATAGTACTAAGTACTTACtaatttaataaagaataaacaaggaataaataatttatttgattaatAGTACTTTGTATCCTTTGATTTTGTatagattttattatatttatgtacactatattaaatgataaaataataaaataataactaatatttattcaaataatatgatatattagaccataattttataagattaatattttGTCAAATTATCCGCGCATCGCGCGGGTTCTAACACTAGTGACGGATAACAAGGGTGAAGCTAGAGTGTAGTTTTCGGGTTCGGCCGAACAAAAGCTTTGATTCAAACTTTGTATTTGTCTTTAAAAAAAtcattaaatatatacaaattatagACTAAAAGAAATCCATTCAGACTAGCGAGCTCTGTGATGGAAATGCTCTTTCTATCATTCCATCCTCAATTCCTTAgtctttttaaaatatattttacataCTTAAAGACTAGATAAAAAATATTACAAATTACTACTTAAAAAAGTTGTGATAAAAGAAAGTGTAATATTTAGCACAGTTATGGCATAGCATTTAGCATATTGAGATAAAATCAACTATTCTACAAGAATTGGATAAAGTAAGAAAATGAAATGAATATTATATGTACCTAAAAGGTTTACTCTTTTATAACTAGTAATTTATTTATATGTCCTTTTAGTTTGATAAACATTAAAATGGTTagaaaagaattatgaaagtgaAATTAAGTTTTATCTAACTTGACGGCAAGTCCTTAAAAGTCCTTCAATCATCATGTATTGCCAAAGGAAAGGGAAAAGATACTTTAAAATTTTACCTTAGTCATAGATAATTCCCCATT containing:
- the LOC104086428 gene encoding uncharacterized protein — encoded protein: MPELCLPRSYTTSTRPQILSLLMSYFFHFFSFILSHPLYFSYFIFFSPYLLKLLSFLSPLFITTTLLLLALLTISPTLILHNNSTSTKFFESRLKSQRVDETDKLEECEAYKIVFGMSTVDVQENSDEFLDYTSAEESDTTPILDSSCHDKDESLEENLEEFSAKMESTKHVIEEKTLENFFKEVDEFENTTWSQNVEVKKVEKNIEKQKDEVLVKNVHSKGLSENLDNVGISYGSMRKEKEWKRTLACKLFEERHNSSYSNSEGMDLLWETHEMDTKKSKAKRENSLKKMKKKGELKGYKKEYDEVEEEMDEQQLCCLQALKFSAGKMNLGMGKPNFVKISKAFRGFGWLHHVNKNSKKVHCGDGF